One genomic segment of Meiothermus sp. QL-1 includes these proteins:
- a CDS encoding two-component regulator propeller domain-containing protein, with protein MRLYWFFLFAFWALFFVACSGGGTQAQGQLLITITGLPSGVDADVQVTGPNGFSRALTQSTSPALSVTPGQYTITARDVVAAGRTYTATVSPGTTVSVAASQTTQVGVAYAEQTPSGGVDPAKTFTASLGIGSLAFQPGGRLYASGNAAGKTDPSGRLYLTPADLGGAGGAVPAAQVATEAGLYRLAFSASGALYELKRDDLPPASSVYIRRYDPATATANAFSPVELVIPNGAFSFGSPPVQDYNLYKPSDMALDAQGNLWVLDPESTARSSADGIPNAPGRLACYSAADQAAAIPSPGNLGTPGRIYYGSAIEGARALAFDAQGNLWLAGGSGSTARLVRIAAGALSCPNLGPSGNPANEELALGASGVTELRGAPLTSPVDLAIHGGDLYVAQSDGASLNNILRLSTNATSIPSNLVPITINGLQGQITSLAVDAGGNLWVGTAGAPAPSPGRIYRLP; from the coding sequence ATGAGGCTGTACTGGTTTTTCCTCTTCGCTTTCTGGGCGCTTTTTTTCGTAGCTTGTTCCGGCGGCGGCACCCAGGCCCAAGGGCAGCTCCTGATCACGATCACCGGTCTGCCCAGCGGCGTGGATGCCGATGTCCAGGTTACCGGCCCCAACGGGTTCAGCCGTGCGCTGACCCAGAGCACCAGCCCCGCGCTGAGCGTAACCCCGGGCCAGTACACCATCACCGCCCGGGATGTGGTGGCCGCAGGCAGGACCTACACCGCCACCGTCTCCCCCGGTACCACGGTCAGCGTGGCGGCCAGCCAGACCACCCAGGTGGGGGTGGCCTACGCCGAGCAGACCCCTTCGGGCGGGGTGGACCCCGCCAAGACCTTCACCGCCAGCCTGGGCATCGGCAGCCTGGCCTTCCAGCCTGGCGGCCGGCTCTATGCCAGCGGCAACGCCGCCGGCAAAACCGACCCTAGCGGCCGGCTCTACCTGACCCCGGCCGACCTTGGGGGGGCAGGAGGGGCAGTGCCGGCGGCCCAGGTGGCCACCGAGGCTGGCCTTTACCGCCTGGCCTTCAGCGCCAGCGGTGCCCTCTACGAGCTAAAGCGGGACGACCTACCCCCTGCCTCCTCGGTCTACATCCGCCGCTACGACCCGGCCACGGCGACGGCCAACGCCTTCTCGCCGGTGGAGCTGGTCATCCCCAACGGGGCCTTCAGCTTTGGCAGCCCCCCCGTCCAGGACTACAACCTCTACAAGCCCTCCGATATGGCCCTGGACGCCCAGGGCAACCTCTGGGTGCTCGACCCCGAGAGCACCGCCCGCTCCAGCGCCGACGGCATCCCCAACGCCCCTGGCCGGCTGGCCTGCTACTCGGCCGCCGACCAGGCAGCGGCCATCCCGAGCCCAGGCAACCTGGGCACCCCGGGCCGCATCTACTACGGCAGCGCCATAGAGGGCGCCCGCGCCCTGGCCTTCGACGCCCAGGGCAACCTCTGGCTGGCCGGGGGCAGCGGAAGCACGGCCCGGCTGGTGCGGATTGCTGCCGGTGCCCTAAGCTGCCCCAACCTTGGCCCCAGCGGGAACCCGGCCAACGAAGAGCTGGCCCTGGGTGCATCGGGGGTGACGGAGCTGCGGGGCGCCCCTCTGACCAGCCCCGTCGACCTCGCCATCCACGGCGGCGACCTCTACGTGGCCCAGTCGGACGGGGCCAGCCTCAACAACATCCTCAGGCTCTCTACCAATGCCACCAGCATCCCCAGCAACCTGGTGCCCATCACCATCAACGGCCTGCAGGGCCAGATTACCAGCCTGGCGGTGGATGCAGGCGGCAACCTCTGGGTGGGCACCGCTGGGGCCCCGGCCCCCAGCCCCGGGCGCATCTACAGGCTGCCCTAG
- the lhgO gene encoding L-2-hydroxyglutarate oxidase: MKTCDYLVIGAGIVGLTIALELKKRDPSARVVVLEKEKELAQHGSGRNSGVLHAGFYYTADSLKARFTREGNARWKAFLEARGLRINRCGKLVVAKNEQEVEGLRELKRRGDLNGVETYLISLEEARRIEPRVKTTGLALWSPNTATVDPKECMAAVAAECQAQGIEIRLGSPYQGRRGTDIITPQEVYSAGFVVNAAGLHADRVAHDFGLGLRYRILPFKGLYLYGSEPPGSLRTNIYPVPDLRNTFLGVHFTVTVDGQVKIGPTAIPAFWRENYQGFQGFDPKEALSILRDEAILFLRNDFNFRSLALEEIKKYSRAYLVAQASALLEGVRPENFRTWGRPGIRAQLFDHQAKKLVMDFTLEGNAEGLHVLNAISPAWTAAMPFAEYVVDRIQELHRGKELAAS, translated from the coding sequence ATGAAGACCTGCGACTACCTGGTGATTGGGGCGGGCATCGTGGGCCTTACGATTGCCCTGGAGCTGAAAAAACGCGACCCGAGCGCCCGCGTGGTGGTGCTGGAAAAGGAAAAAGAGCTGGCCCAGCACGGCTCGGGGCGCAACTCGGGGGTGCTGCACGCTGGGTTTTACTACACCGCCGACTCGCTCAAGGCCCGCTTTACCCGCGAGGGCAACGCCCGCTGGAAAGCGTTCTTGGAGGCGCGGGGCCTCAGGATCAACCGCTGCGGCAAGCTGGTGGTGGCCAAAAACGAACAGGAAGTGGAGGGGCTGCGCGAGCTCAAGCGCCGGGGCGATCTGAACGGGGTCGAGACCTATCTGATTTCCCTCGAGGAGGCCAGGAGAATCGAGCCCAGGGTCAAAACCACTGGGCTGGCCCTGTGGTCGCCCAACACCGCCACCGTAGACCCCAAGGAGTGCATGGCGGCCGTCGCAGCGGAGTGCCAGGCCCAGGGGATTGAAATTCGTTTGGGCAGCCCCTACCAGGGGCGGCGGGGCACCGATATCATCACCCCGCAGGAGGTTTACAGTGCGGGCTTCGTGGTCAACGCGGCAGGCCTTCACGCCGACAGGGTGGCCCACGACTTCGGCCTGGGCCTCCGCTACCGCATCCTGCCCTTCAAGGGGCTCTACCTCTACGGCAGCGAGCCCCCAGGTTCCCTCCGCACCAACATCTACCCGGTGCCCGATCTGCGCAATACCTTCTTGGGGGTGCACTTCACGGTCACGGTGGACGGCCAGGTCAAGATTGGCCCCACCGCCATCCCGGCCTTCTGGCGCGAGAACTACCAGGGTTTCCAGGGTTTCGACCCCAAAGAGGCCCTATCCATCCTGCGGGATGAGGCCATCCTCTTCCTCCGCAACGACTTCAACTTCCGCAGCCTGGCGCTGGAGGAGATAAAGAAATACTCCCGGGCCTACCTGGTGGCCCAGGCCTCGGCCCTGCTGGAGGGGGTGCGGCCCGAAAACTTCCGCACCTGGGGCCGCCCGGGCATCCGGGCCCAGCTTTTCGACCACCAGGCGAAGAAGCTGGTCATGGACTTCACCCTGGAGGGCAATGCCGAAGGGCTTCACGTGCTCAACGCCATCTCCCCGGCCTGGACCGCGGCCATGCCCTTTGCCGAGTATGTGGTGGACCGGATTCAGGAGCTGCACCGCGGCAAGGAGCTGGCCGCTTCTTAG
- a CDS encoding DNA polymerase III subunit delta', which yields MQVLGHASILAFLPRARAQTLLFTGPEGVGRRTVARWYALGLNCPQGFPPCGQCPSCRLEPHPDYLEIAPQAETKAGRRARLPQIRLEQIAPREDGEAPSLLDWLATHPRYRAKVAVVDGAHLLNEAAANALLKVLEEPPAFARLILIAPSREDVLPTLASRSLEVAFAPLPEELMRTLTQDPEVLAFAQGSVGRARWALEHPALFHRLVARTEAVLEAMRKGPASTLEALGLLLEHEEALPYLARRLRERLGLEAYREALEAIQKAREALEAYVNEELVQAWLALRLARRLP from the coding sequence ATGCAGGTCCTGGGCCACGCCTCCATCCTGGCCTTCCTGCCCCGGGCCAGGGCCCAGACCCTCCTTTTCACCGGGCCCGAAGGGGTGGGCCGGCGCACGGTGGCCCGCTGGTATGCCCTGGGGCTCAACTGCCCCCAAGGCTTTCCCCCCTGCGGCCAGTGCCCCTCCTGCCGCCTGGAGCCCCACCCCGACTACCTCGAGATAGCCCCCCAGGCCGAGACCAAGGCCGGGCGCAGGGCCCGGCTGCCCCAGATTCGGCTGGAGCAGATTGCCCCCCGCGAGGACGGCGAGGCCCCCAGCCTGCTGGACTGGCTCGCCACCCACCCCCGCTACCGGGCCAAGGTGGCGGTGGTGGACGGCGCCCATCTCCTCAACGAGGCGGCGGCCAACGCCCTTTTGAAGGTGCTGGAGGAGCCTCCGGCCTTTGCCCGCCTCATCCTGATTGCCCCCAGCCGCGAGGACGTGCTGCCCACCCTGGCCAGCCGCAGCCTCGAGGTGGCCTTCGCCCCCCTGCCCGAAGAGCTGATGCGGACCCTGACCCAGGACCCCGAGGTGCTGGCCTTCGCCCAGGGCTCGGTGGGCCGGGCCCGGTGGGCCCTGGAGCACCCCGCTTTGTTCCACCGGCTCGTGGCCCGCACCGAGGCGGTGCTGGAGGCCATGCGCAAGGGCCCAGCCTCCACCTTGGAGGCGCTGGGGCTTCTTTTAGAACACGAGGAGGCCCTTCCCTACCTGGCCCGCCGCCTGCGGGAGCGCCTTGGCCTCGAGGCCTACCGGGAGGCCCTGGAAGCCATCCAGAAGGCCCGGGAGGCCCTCGAGGCCTACGTGAACGAGGAGCTGGTGCAGGCCTGGCTGGCCTTGAGGCTGGCGCGCCGGCTACCGTAG
- a CDS encoding AMP-binding protein, whose product MENLRLSPAPRAVLAHRFRFEVPTLFNLAQATVGRWARLRPHRAALVEPQTGRSASFAELEELSNRLAHWLVHQGLRPGDRVGLWMGPSLELALAHLAVYKAGGIALPLSLLFGQDALTYRLEHAQARFLIAERAALEALAPPLPEGLGVFFQDGLLEALRAGSPHFTPHPTRAEDPALLIYTSGTTGKPKGVLLPHRTLLGHWPGFQLFCNFPGEEAIFWSPADWAWIGGLMNVLFCAWAGGYTVVAYRPRQFDPEEALHLMRTQGVSHTFLFPTALKLLRQLGAVRNPPRLSSIHSGGEPLGAELLEWVRANFGLPVNEFYGQTEANLLVGNACTVDPIRPGSMGLPYPGHRVEVIDETGRPLPPGELGEIALAMPDPVAFLGYWRNLEATQQKFLGPYLRTGDLGYKDAEGYLWFQARADDLIKTAGYRLSPFEVEEALLHHPAVALAAVVGAPDPERGQRVVAYVKLRAGWAGSPELTAALQEEVRRRVGHHAYPREVHYVDELPLTSTGKIQRFKLRDLGV is encoded by the coding sequence ATGGAAAACCTGCGCCTAAGCCCAGCCCCAAGGGCGGTGCTGGCCCACCGGTTCCGCTTCGAGGTGCCGACGCTGTTCAACCTGGCCCAGGCCACGGTGGGGCGCTGGGCCCGGCTGCGCCCCCACCGCGCGGCCCTGGTGGAGCCCCAGACCGGGCGCAGCGCCAGCTTCGCCGAGCTCGAGGAGCTCTCCAACCGGCTGGCCCACTGGCTGGTGCACCAGGGGCTAAGGCCGGGCGACCGGGTGGGGCTTTGGATGGGGCCCTCGCTCGAGCTGGCCCTGGCCCACCTGGCGGTCTACAAGGCCGGGGGCATCGCCCTGCCGCTTTCGCTGCTGTTCGGCCAGGACGCCCTCACCTACCGCCTGGAGCACGCCCAGGCCCGCTTCCTGATTGCCGAGCGGGCCGCCCTGGAAGCCCTGGCCCCCCCGCTGCCGGAAGGCCTCGGGGTCTTCTTCCAGGATGGGCTCCTGGAGGCCCTCCGGGCGGGCAGCCCCCACTTCACCCCCCACCCCACCCGGGCCGAGGACCCCGCTCTGCTCATCTACACCTCCGGCACCACCGGCAAGCCCAAGGGGGTCCTCCTGCCCCACCGCACCCTTCTGGGCCACTGGCCGGGCTTCCAGCTTTTCTGCAACTTTCCCGGCGAGGAGGCAATCTTCTGGTCGCCGGCGGACTGGGCCTGGATTGGGGGGCTTATGAACGTGCTCTTCTGCGCCTGGGCCGGCGGCTACACCGTGGTGGCCTACCGGCCCCGGCAGTTCGACCCCGAGGAGGCCCTCCACCTGATGCGCACCCAGGGGGTGAGCCACACCTTCCTCTTTCCCACCGCCCTCAAGCTGCTGCGCCAGCTCGGCGCGGTAAGGAACCCGCCCCGCCTTTCGAGCATCCACTCTGGGGGCGAACCTTTGGGCGCGGAGCTGCTCGAGTGGGTCCGGGCCAACTTCGGCCTCCCGGTCAACGAGTTCTACGGCCAGACCGAGGCCAACCTGCTGGTGGGCAACGCCTGCACCGTAGACCCTATCCGGCCGGGCTCCATGGGCCTGCCCTACCCCGGCCACCGGGTGGAGGTGATCGACGAGACGGGCCGGCCCCTGCCCCCCGGGGAGCTGGGGGAGATTGCCCTTGCCATGCCCGACCCGGTGGCCTTCCTGGGCTACTGGCGCAACCTCGAGGCCACCCAGCAGAAGTTCCTGGGGCCCTACCTGCGCACCGGCGACCTGGGCTACAAGGACGCGGAGGGGTATCTGTGGTTCCAGGCCCGGGCCGACGACCTGATCAAAACCGCCGGCTACCGCCTGAGCCCCTTCGAGGTGGAGGAGGCCCTGCTCCACCACCCGGCGGTGGCCCTGGCGGCGGTGGTGGGGGCCCCCGACCCCGAGCGGGGCCAGCGCGTGGTGGCCTACGTCAAGCTGCGGGCAGGATGGGCGGGCAGCCCCGAGCTCACCGCCGCGCTGCAAGAGGAGGTGCGGCGCCGGGTGGGGCACCACGCCTACCCCCGGGAAGTGCACTACGTGGACGAGCTGCCCCTTACCTCCACCGGCAAAATCCAGCGCTTCAAACTCAGGGACCTGGGCGTATGA
- a CDS encoding YdcF family protein: protein MRWVLLAVTVGVVLGLAPQAASSPQKADWIVVLGAAQYNGAPSAILRNRLEAALRLYRQGYAPRIAVTGGSRPGDRYSEGEVGCRYLEARGVPRSALYCEQKSRRTWENLANIAPVVGQSRLILVTDEPHLPRALILAEHLGLRATGYAVQGEFKAAYRQREAWLALLARLGIY, encoded by the coding sequence ATGCGCTGGGTGTTGCTTGCTGTGACCGTAGGGGTGGTCTTGGGGCTGGCCCCCCAGGCCGCCTCGAGCCCCCAAAAGGCCGACTGGATCGTGGTGCTGGGGGCTGCCCAGTACAACGGGGCGCCTTCGGCCATCCTGCGCAACCGGCTCGAGGCCGCCCTCAGGCTCTACCGCCAGGGCTACGCCCCCCGCATCGCCGTAACCGGGGGAAGCCGCCCCGGCGACCGCTACAGCGAGGGGGAGGTGGGCTGCCGCTACCTGGAGGCCCGGGGGGTGCCCCGCTCGGCCCTCTACTGCGAGCAAAAAAGCCGCCGCACCTGGGAGAACCTGGCCAACATCGCCCCGGTGGTGGGCCAGTCCCGCCTCATCCTGGTCACCGACGAGCCCCACCTACCCCGGGCGCTCATCCTGGCCGAGCACCTGGGCCTCAGGGCCACCGGCTACGCGGTCCAGGGCGAGTTCAAGGCCGCATACCGCCAGCGCGAAGCCTGGCTGGCCCTTTTGGCCCGGCTGGGCATCTACTAG
- the pgm gene encoding phosphoglucomutase (alpha-D-glucose-1,6-bisphosphate-dependent), producing MSLHPLAGKPAPQSLLVNIPRLISSYYVLQPDPTDPLQQVAFGTSGHRGSSFSATFNEAHILAIAQAVAEYRRSRGITGPLFLGMDTHALSEPAWVSAVEVLAANGVELRVHPARGYTPTPLVSHAILEYNRGRTEGLADGIVITPSHNPPQDGGFKYNPSHGGPAETAVTQAIQERANRILAGGLGEVKRWPLRKALQAVQAFDFVAPYVAQLGQVVDMEAIRASGVRMGVDPLGGSSLEVWQRIAEHYALDLKVVNERLDPSFAFMSLDKDGKIRMDCSSPYAMASLLALRDGFEVAVGNDPDADRHGIVTPEGLMNPNHYLAVAVDYLYQHRPGWRPGLGVGKTLVSSSLIDRVARALGRPLFEVPVGFKYFVEGLLGGRIGFGGEESAGASFLRMDGTAWSTDKDGIILGLLAAEMLAKTGKSPSQRYKELEERFGVSAYTRIDAEATPAQKRVLAGLSPEMVAATELAGEPILAKLTRAPGNGEPIGGLKVVTENAWFAARPSGTEDVYKIYAESFLGPAHLERVVAEARELVAAVFRAAGV from the coding sequence ATGTCCTTGCATCCGCTGGCTGGTAAACCCGCTCCCCAGAGTTTGCTCGTCAACATCCCCCGCCTGATAAGCAGCTACTATGTTCTGCAGCCCGACCCGACCGACCCCTTGCAACAGGTGGCCTTTGGCACCAGCGGGCACCGGGGGAGCTCGTTCTCGGCCACCTTCAACGAGGCCCACATCCTGGCCATCGCCCAGGCGGTGGCCGAGTACCGTCGAAGCCGGGGCATCACCGGGCCCCTCTTTTTGGGCATGGACACCCACGCCCTCTCCGAGCCGGCCTGGGTAAGCGCGGTGGAGGTGCTGGCGGCCAACGGGGTGGAGCTGCGGGTGCACCCAGCGCGGGGCTACACCCCCACCCCGCTGGTCTCCCACGCCATCCTGGAGTACAACCGGGGCCGTACCGAGGGCCTGGCCGACGGCATCGTGATCACCCCCAGCCACAACCCCCCCCAGGACGGCGGCTTCAAGTACAACCCCTCCCACGGGGGGCCGGCCGAGACCGCGGTCACCCAGGCCATTCAGGAGCGGGCGAACCGCATCCTGGCCGGGGGGCTGGGCGAGGTCAAGCGCTGGCCGCTCAGGAAGGCCCTGCAGGCGGTGCAGGCCTTCGACTTCGTGGCCCCCTATGTGGCCCAGCTCGGCCAGGTGGTGGATATGGAGGCCATCCGGGCCTCGGGGGTGCGGATGGGGGTGGACCCCTTGGGGGGTTCTTCCCTGGAGGTCTGGCAGCGCATCGCCGAGCACTACGCCCTGGACCTGAAGGTGGTGAACGAGCGCCTCGACCCCAGCTTCGCCTTCATGAGCCTGGATAAGGATGGCAAGATCCGCATGGACTGCTCCTCCCCCTACGCCATGGCCTCGCTTCTGGCCCTGAGGGATGGTTTCGAGGTGGCGGTGGGCAACGACCCCGACGCCGACCGGCACGGCATTGTGACCCCCGAAGGGCTGATGAACCCCAACCACTACCTGGCGGTCGCTGTGGACTACCTCTACCAGCACCGCCCGGGCTGGCGGCCGGGACTGGGGGTGGGCAAGACCCTGGTGAGCAGCAGCCTGATCGACCGGGTGGCCAGGGCGTTGGGCCGGCCCCTTTTCGAGGTGCCGGTGGGCTTTAAGTACTTCGTGGAGGGGCTTTTGGGCGGGAGGATAGGCTTTGGCGGCGAGGAGAGCGCTGGGGCCTCCTTTTTGCGCATGGACGGCACGGCCTGGAGCACCGATAAGGACGGCATCATCCTGGGGCTTCTGGCGGCGGAGATGCTGGCCAAAACCGGGAAGTCGCCCAGCCAGCGCTACAAGGAGCTGGAGGAGCGGTTTGGCGTTTCGGCCTACACCCGCATTGATGCCGAGGCCACCCCGGCGCAGAAGCGGGTGCTGGCCGGGCTTTCGCCCGAGATGGTGGCGGCCACCGAGCTGGCAGGGGAGCCTATTTTGGCCAAGCTTACCCGCGCCCCGGGCAACGGCGAGCCCATAGGGGGTCTTAAGGTGGTCACCGAGAACGCCTGGTTTGCTGCCCGGCCCTCCGGGACCGAGGACGTCTACAAGATTTACGCCGAGAGCTTCCTAGGCCCAGCGCACCTCGAGCGGGTGGTGGCGGAGGCTAGGGAGCTGGTGGCAGCGGTCTTCCGCGCGGCTGGGGTCTAG
- the hflX gene encoding GTPase HflX has translation MERIFGRTNGLKPSEKKRLVNLYNRRVPPNRLLTAELARTLAALSAELGKPIALLLDRGGRVLRVAVGDARELPVPESALVETRLSGYRLLHTHLGAGGLSRPDLSVLFLHRLDVIAALDVVQGQPGPLHLALLSPPKAIEEDWQILPSRPYHEYLDWDLGAAVAALEEELSRQARILDLRDGAGERAVLVGIDRGEGVQAEMDLAELVELARTAGAVVAHKELVYRPSLDPRYAVGRGKVDELVSQAYHQNAGTLIFGIELSPAQARELEAVTGLKVLDRTQLILDIFAQHARTPEAKVQVELAQLKYLLPRLVGQGRALSRLGGGIGTRGPGETKLELDRRRLQDRIAELSRKLKEISLRRQEARRQRDRAGVPIVGVVGYTNAGKTTLMHALARKGDQGENKLFATLRPLTRRGFLPGLGEVLYTDTVGFIRRMPEDLLEAFRSTLEELRDADVLLHVLDASQEGALERYQVVEALLAELGVEAPRILVLSKADAAGGFDLEFLKERLGGLPVSALKGQGLEELKQAIAGRLRAMGVRPAAWACPPAAAYAVE, from the coding sequence GTGGAGAGAATCTTCGGACGCACCAACGGTCTCAAACCCAGCGAGAAAAAGCGCCTGGTCAACCTGTACAACCGCCGCGTACCCCCCAACCGTCTCCTGACCGCCGAGCTGGCCCGCACCCTGGCAGCCCTTTCGGCCGAGCTGGGCAAGCCCATCGCCCTGCTCCTGGACCGGGGGGGGCGGGTGCTGCGGGTGGCGGTGGGGGATGCGCGGGAGCTGCCGGTGCCCGAGTCGGCCTTGGTGGAGACCCGCCTTTCGGGCTACCGTCTGCTCCACACCCACCTGGGGGCGGGGGGGCTCTCGCGCCCCGACCTTTCGGTGCTCTTCCTGCATCGGCTGGACGTCATCGCTGCGCTGGATGTGGTCCAGGGCCAGCCGGGCCCGCTGCACCTGGCCCTGCTCTCGCCGCCCAAGGCCATCGAGGAGGACTGGCAAATCCTGCCCTCCAGGCCCTACCACGAGTACCTGGACTGGGACCTGGGGGCGGCGGTAGCGGCCTTGGAGGAGGAGCTTTCGCGCCAGGCCCGGATTCTGGACTTACGTGATGGGGCAGGGGAGCGGGCGGTGCTGGTGGGTATCGACCGGGGCGAGGGGGTGCAGGCCGAGATGGACCTGGCCGAGCTGGTGGAGCTGGCCCGCACCGCGGGGGCGGTGGTGGCCCACAAGGAGCTGGTCTACCGGCCCAGCCTCGACCCCCGGTATGCGGTGGGCCGGGGGAAGGTGGACGAGCTGGTCTCCCAGGCCTACCACCAGAACGCCGGCACCCTTATCTTTGGCATCGAGCTGAGCCCTGCCCAGGCCCGCGAGCTGGAGGCGGTGACCGGCCTCAAGGTGCTCGACCGCACCCAGCTCATCCTGGATATCTTCGCCCAGCACGCCCGCACCCCGGAGGCCAAGGTGCAGGTGGAGCTGGCCCAGCTCAAGTACCTGCTGCCCCGGCTGGTGGGGCAGGGGCGGGCCCTGTCGCGGCTGGGGGGTGGAATCGGCACCCGGGGGCCGGGGGAGACCAAGCTCGAGCTGGACCGGCGCCGCCTGCAGGACCGCATCGCTGAGCTGTCCCGCAAGCTGAAGGAAATCTCTTTGCGCCGGCAGGAGGCCCGCCGCCAGCGCGATAGGGCGGGGGTGCCCATCGTGGGGGTGGTGGGCTACACCAACGCCGGCAAGACCACCCTGATGCACGCGCTGGCCAGGAAGGGCGACCAGGGCGAGAACAAGCTCTTCGCCACCCTGCGCCCCCTAACCCGCCGGGGCTTCCTGCCAGGGCTGGGCGAGGTGCTCTACACCGATACGGTGGGCTTCATCCGCCGTATGCCCGAGGACCTGCTGGAGGCTTTCCGCTCCACCCTGGAGGAACTGCGCGATGCCGACGTGCTTTTGCACGTGCTGGACGCCTCGCAGGAGGGGGCTTTGGAGCGCTACCAGGTGGTGGAGGCCCTGCTGGCCGAGCTGGGGGTGGAGGCCCCCCGGATTCTGGTCCTCTCCAAGGCCGATGCGGCGGGGGGGTTCGACCTGGAGTTCCTCAAAGAACGCCTGGGGGGCCTGCCGGTCTCGGCCCTGAAGGGCCAGGGGTTGGAGGAGCTCAAGCAGGCCATAGCCGGGCGCCTGCGGGCCATGGGGGTGCGGCCGGCCGCCTGGGCCTGCCCGCCGGCAGCGGCTTACGCCGTGGAGTAG
- a CDS encoding metallophosphoesterase, which yields MRYLVVSDLHGNWPALEAVLREARDYDAVLFLGDAVGYYPDANRVLDWLRSVNARGVMGNHDLWLLEIGSMQIDGPVLEILAWQAERLSPENRAYLKGLPWTLEVEGALLVHGSPLDPLAYLEELEQAREVFARTSHRLIFHGHTHLAGSYLALEKPGQERLVRYQNYARGGELIVAPKARAIINPGSIGQPRDGVVGAAYAIWDVQEDTIEFHRTRYDLEQVLARLHHEQFPMWLYERLVLGK from the coding sequence GTGCGCTATCTAGTGGTCTCTGACCTGCACGGGAACTGGCCCGCCCTGGAGGCGGTCCTGAGGGAGGCCCGCGACTACGATGCGGTGCTCTTTTTAGGCGACGCGGTGGGCTACTACCCCGACGCCAACCGGGTGCTGGACTGGCTGCGCTCGGTGAACGCCCGGGGGGTGATGGGCAACCACGACCTCTGGCTTTTGGAGATCGGCTCCATGCAGATCGACGGGCCGGTGCTGGAGATTCTGGCCTGGCAGGCCGAGCGCCTTAGCCCCGAGAACCGGGCCTACCTCAAGGGCCTGCCCTGGACGCTGGAGGTGGAAGGGGCCCTGCTGGTGCACGGCAGCCCCCTGGACCCCCTGGCCTACCTGGAGGAGCTCGAGCAGGCCCGCGAGGTCTTCGCCCGCACAAGCCACCGCCTCATCTTCCACGGCCACACCCACCTGGCGGGCAGCTATTTGGCCCTGGAGAAGCCCGGGCAGGAACGGCTGGTGCGCTACCAGAACTACGCCCGTGGGGGCGAGCTCATCGTGGCGCCAAAAGCCCGGGCCATCATCAACCCGGGCTCCATCGGCCAGCCGCGCGATGGGGTGGTGGGGGCGGCCTACGCCATCTGGGATGTGCAGGAGGACACCATCGAGTTTCACCGGACCAGGTACGACCTAGAGCAGGTGCTGGCCCGGCTGCACCACGAGCAGTTCCCCATGTGGCTCTACGAGCGGCTGGTGCTGGGCAAGTAG
- a CDS encoding regulatory iron-sulfur-containing complex subunit RicT encodes MECVGVRFTHGPKLHNYRFSGEPPPRDSWVVVRTLRGLELAKVRTEPRPGQAVGEVVRQATREDLEKYARLKERGEEICWWLRARLRRAGVRAKVLGCDFTLDGNHITVHYAAEERIDLKRWIGDLSRLAGARVEFLAQGPRDQTAYLGTLGACGMESCCSSWLQEFAQVSIKMARDQQLPLSPEKISGPCGRLLCCLQYEHPHYQELLADLPRKNARVCSAQGVCGKVSKLNPLAGTVEILTEEGSLVTLHKSELQSG; translated from the coding sequence ATGGAATGCGTTGGCGTGCGGTTCACGCACGGCCCCAAGCTGCACAACTACCGCTTCAGCGGCGAGCCCCCGCCCCGGGATAGCTGGGTGGTGGTAAGGACCCTGAGGGGGCTCGAGCTGGCCAAGGTGCGCACCGAACCCCGCCCGGGCCAGGCCGTGGGCGAGGTGGTGCGGCAGGCCACGCGGGAAGACCTGGAGAAGTACGCCCGGCTCAAGGAGCGGGGGGAGGAGATCTGCTGGTGGCTCAGGGCCCGGCTGCGGCGGGCAGGGGTGCGGGCTAAGGTGCTGGGCTGCGACTTCACCCTGGACGGCAACCACATCACGGTGCACTACGCCGCGGAGGAGCGGATCGACCTCAAGCGCTGGATAGGCGACCTGAGCCGGCTGGCCGGGGCCCGGGTGGAGTTCTTAGCCCAGGGCCCGCGCGACCAGACCGCCTACCTGGGCACCCTGGGGGCCTGCGGGATGGAGTCGTGCTGCTCGAGCTGGCTCCAGGAGTTTGCCCAGGTCTCCATCAAGATGGCCCGCGACCAGCAGCTTCCGCTCTCTCCGGAGAAAATCTCGGGGCCCTGCGGGCGCCTGCTCTGCTGCTTGCAGTACGAACACCCCCACTACCAGGAGCTGCTGGCCGACCTACCGCGCAAGAACGCCCGGGTCTGCAGCGCCCAGGGGGTCTGCGGCAAGGTGAGCAAGCTCAACCCCCTGGCCGGCACGGTGGAAATTCTCACCGAGGAGGGAAGCCTGGTCACGCTGCACAAAAGCGAGCTGCAGAGCGGCTGA